In a single window of the Porites lutea chromosome 14, jaPorLute2.1, whole genome shotgun sequence genome:
- the LOC140924035 gene encoding carbohydrate sulfotransferase 1-like, producing the protein MQMTLECIKADEMKFPCQNLLMSYRVLFVIAVSCAALGLLYVMIFDNFLTPQWNTIFYTNSRMYHLNTSNKKRTAVFQINAKEKGDHIKEQSSRAEASQIRNNLRNLSTLQSQPNSVATRKNLIILSPGRGGSSFLGGIFDSSPYVMYWFEPLHTVITEILKADVIKFFEGEEPKNYSQTSVRVINSMFDCDFSNISDLTITAFSNSMFRKRSRAQTSGYLCPDKCLPFTRSLLRKACNSSNHTVIKILTDRVPNKAIESLEELFKMTDRYDAKLILLFRDPRALLYSMTESARWITDSPLDSKFRKFVHRVCNPIIQNIRFGLSPPPWLKNRFRVVRYEDLALNTVNTAQELFRFAGFDWSESVERWIAKHSGRSSKTSARDPYSLYRNASFVINKWKNASEVFIRTVEDTCGDLMDMLGYEKWTKHGKSDIITVNKEIRYP; encoded by the exons ATGCAAATGACCCTTGAATGT aTAAAGGCTGATGAGATGAAGTTTCCTTGCCAAAACCTTTTGATGAGTTATCGGGTGTTGTTTGTCATTGCTGTGTCTTGTGCCGCTTTGGGTTTGCTGTACGTCATGATTTTCGACAATTTTTTAACGCCACAATGGAATACAATCTTCTACACCAATTCAAGAATGTATCACTTGAATACTAGCAACAAGA AAAGAACAgcagtttttcaaattaatgCCAAGGAAAAAGGAGACCACATCAAAGAGCAATCTTCACGGGCAGAAGCCAGCCAAATACGCAACAATTTGAGGAACTTAAGTACACTACAGTCTCAACCAAATTCAGTGGCAACGAGGAAAAATCTCATCATATTAAGTCCAGGCAGAGGAGGGTCTTCTTTCCTTGGTGGTATTTTTGACAGCAGTCCATATGTTATGTATTGGTTCGAGCCTCTCCACACAGTGATCACAGAAATATTAAAAGCTGATGTAATAAAGTTCTTCGAAGGAGAAGAGCCGaaaaattacagtcaaacttcAGTCAGAGTAATCAACAGCATGTTTGATTGCGATTTTAGCAACATCAGTGATTTAACTATAACGGCATTTTCTAACAGCATGTTTCGTAAGCGCAGTAGAGCGCAAACCAGTGGCTATTTATGCCCGGATAAATGCTTACCTTTCACAAGATCTCTGCTTCGGAAAGCTTGCAACTCTTCCAATCATACGGTTATCAAGATTTTAACTGATCGAGTCCCCAACAAGGCTATAGAAAGTTTAGAAGAGTTATTCAAAATGACTGATCGGTATGATGCGAAGCTAATTCTCCTATTTCGCGATCCTAGGGCGCTTCTTTATTCCATGACAGAGTCTGCACGTTGGATAACTGACTCACCTCTGGATTCAAAGTTTCGTAAATTTGTTCATAGGGTTTGCAATCCCATTATTCAAAATATACGTTTTGGTTTGTCTCCCCCACCATGGCTTAAAAACCGCTTTAGAGTTGTTCGCTATGAAGATCTCGCGTTGAATACTGTCAATACAGCACAAGAACTGTTTAGATTCGCGGGATTTGATTGGTCGGAGAGTGTTGAACGATGGATAGCTAAACACTCAGGACGGAGCAGTAAAACATCCGCGAGGGATCCATACTCCCTTTACAGAAATGCGTCATTTGTCATTAACAAGTGGAAAAATGCTTCCGAGGTT